A single window of Leptospiraceae bacterium DNA harbors:
- a CDS encoding FapA family protein has product MFEEESALEKLEKEQVEVIGDTIDESLRLAAKHFGKEIYQLDYEVLERGKKSLFFSHPFRIRVFIANHEDNIQELEGLDKKLTGGSGKLLSKELKNLIAPKDVDGWVSIKHYRHGLYMLEIPPIGNGKLPTLGDVLKRLAMRGINPPSEAAIQSFLSSKSTEYVRMGEAKLKPFAEAGAKVEISDDNMKAFVTLLPPKLSGRDLEVADVIYELKKEDIVYGIKEDVIREWLEQEKYNEPFVAASGDPPMHGKNAQIVYHVRTEKKVVLKEDAAGKVDYKDLDLIENVVVGQLLAEKTPPEKGKYGRDLFNQMLEAKDGQDIPLNQGKGTILSEDKMKLTAEVNGQVIFAEDRLSVETVYRISGDVSMRTGNVTFLGSIIITGNIEDNFQVKASGNIEIYGTVQRAQVEADGDIIIRQGVTGRGEARIESTGGNVVSKFLQDAIVVTDKDVIVQEVIMNCDVSAGGRVLCNGKKANILGGRIKAGVLISAKNIGSPANPTTELVVGVNPKLLKQIEDYTAKRKDAHEKLEILNKSHKTLKARQEADPSSFTEENLAYLGKLEVGVKKLEKRIAEYDKEIQTVNSYMEQVGDQGKVYFEKKMYGGVSVRIKNAEPYKIKNDLQSKTLFLSENKIQMKAYSDPDSEKGDTRRGGRRK; this is encoded by the coding sequence ATGTTCGAAGAAGAGTCTGCTCTTGAAAAATTAGAAAAAGAGCAAGTGGAAGTTATCGGTGATACTATCGATGAAAGTCTACGACTTGCCGCCAAGCACTTTGGGAAAGAAATTTACCAGTTAGATTATGAAGTCTTAGAAAGAGGAAAAAAGAGTCTTTTTTTCTCACATCCATTTCGAATTCGAGTTTTCATTGCCAATCATGAAGACAATATTCAGGAACTTGAGGGACTTGATAAAAAATTAACCGGGGGAAGTGGAAAGCTTCTTTCGAAAGAATTAAAAAATCTCATAGCTCCAAAGGATGTAGATGGATGGGTTAGTATCAAACATTATCGTCACGGATTGTATATGTTGGAAATTCCTCCTATTGGAAATGGTAAACTTCCAACGTTAGGCGACGTCCTTAAGCGGCTTGCAATGCGAGGTATTAATCCTCCTAGTGAAGCGGCTATTCAAAGTTTCCTCTCCTCTAAGTCTACTGAGTATGTTCGTATGGGCGAAGCAAAACTAAAACCATTTGCAGAAGCTGGTGCGAAAGTCGAAATATCTGATGATAATATGAAGGCCTTTGTTACCCTTTTGCCGCCAAAGTTAAGCGGGCGAGATTTAGAGGTGGCAGATGTTATATATGAACTCAAGAAAGAAGATATTGTATACGGAATCAAAGAAGATGTAATTAGAGAATGGCTTGAGCAAGAGAAATACAATGAGCCATTTGTTGCGGCTTCTGGTGATCCGCCTATGCATGGAAAAAATGCACAGATTGTGTATCATGTTCGCACAGAAAAGAAAGTTGTCCTCAAGGAAGATGCAGCCGGAAAAGTTGACTATAAAGATTTGGATTTAATTGAAAACGTTGTTGTTGGTCAATTGCTTGCAGAAAAAACTCCACCAGAAAAAGGAAAGTATGGTCGTGATTTATTTAATCAAATGCTTGAAGCCAAAGATGGACAAGATATTCCATTGAACCAAGGCAAAGGAACAATTCTTTCTGAAGACAAAATGAAATTAACCGCTGAAGTCAACGGGCAAGTAATATTTGCCGAAGATCGTCTGTCTGTTGAAACGGTTTATCGAATTAGTGGGGATGTCAGTATGCGAACTGGAAATGTTACATTCCTTGGTTCGATTATCATTACTGGAAACATAGAAGATAACTTCCAAGTAAAAGCTTCTGGTAATATCGAAATTTATGGAACAGTTCAGAGGGCACAAGTCGAAGCCGATGGCGATATTATTATTCGTCAAGGTGTTACGGGTAGAGGAGAGGCACGGATTGAATCTACAGGTGGAAACGTTGTCTCAAAATTTCTTCAGGATGCAATTGTTGTTACTGATAAGGATGTCATTGTCCAAGAAGTGATTATGAATTGCGATGTAAGTGCAGGAGGAAGAGTTCTTTGCAATGGAAAGAAGGCAAATATTTTAGGCGGACGAATTAAAGCGGGTGTTTTGATTTCTGCAAAGAATATTGGCTCACCTGCGAATCCAACGACTGAACTGGTTGTAGGTGTTAACCCAAAACTTCTCAAACAAATTGAAGACTATACTGCTAAACGCAAAGACGCTCATGAGAAATTGGAAATCTTAAATAAGAGTCATAAGACACTCAAAGCCAGACAGGAAGCGGATCCTTCTTCTTTTACAGAAGAGAATTTGGCATACCTTGGGAAATTAGAAGTAGGCGTTAAAAAGCTGGAAAAAAGAATCGCAGAATATGATAAGGAAATTCAGACTGTAAATTCCTACATGGAGCAAGTTGGAGATCAAGGAAAAGTCTACTTTGAAAAGAAAATGTATGGCGGAGTCTCCGTTCGGATAAAAAATGCTGAGCCTTATAAAATTAAAAATGACCTACAATCAAAAACACTTTTCCTTTCCGAAAATAAAATTCAGATGAAGGCATATTCAGACCCAGACAGCGAAAAGGGGGATACAAGACGTGGTGGAAGACGAAAATAA
- a CDS encoding response regulator, whose translation MFKDSPKVEKGILNLTFWDFEKRGAINLEGKWEFYWKKIIRPNQTNLFSEEKISDYFEFPSSWSGRFLDNETVNGNGYATFRMKVLLPNKIGKKNKMKLALRMKEQATAYELYLDNELLAQKGKVGMSKKESNPGYGTSTIFFETENETLEIVLIVSNYHHRNGGIWSVPVIGTHDQIQQLKYERNSIEFLLGGSILIMTLYHFMLFLFRKNDFTSFYFAIFCLITLMRVVSTGEIMLVQLIPNIHYEIVTKFEYFSFFMLMPLFFKFFQELYPNEVSAVLVKVSLTIGGILGMIVCLFNLSIYNYLVNFNYIIIVLTMIIIYFYQIKNIVKRVDDSVIVFACSTVLIFFIVNDILYNLKIIITGEFMQIGVFIFLFAQSAILSRRFSLAFRDIEKLSSHLSVINNAYSNFVPKEFLRILNKESITDVTLGNLVKKDVTILFSGIRGFTSITEKASSEEIFGLLNKYYTGVTAIIRKNNGFIDKFIGDEIVVLFPDSAENAVRAAGEINQYLQTFNQSQAEHSMLNFKIGIGIHSGTVTLGTLGGKERMDTTVIGNAVGIAKKIESMTKSFSVPIIISSDTYSVLTRELKDDSREIEHLRVGGNNGFITVYEYFGSDNPTIYEKKKAISSEYFRALTLYRAGFMQKAQDLFVHCQSLLPDDSIFSLYINRCKDSLLGNADPDPAPNINKPLALITDSNIGFAEELESILKKEKLDTIIATKEDDIASILENMKPSLLFINFDKPEMEGLKLIDTVKKNLNLSKEDCYIIAITSEDSAEKKTFIYDSGADDFIIKPIHIESLKQIIRRVLQS comes from the coding sequence GTGTTCAAAGATTCCCCTAAAGTAGAAAAGGGAATCTTAAACTTAACCTTTTGGGATTTCGAAAAACGAGGCGCTATCAATTTAGAAGGAAAATGGGAATTCTACTGGAAAAAGATTATCAGACCAAATCAAACAAACCTATTCTCTGAAGAGAAAATTTCAGACTATTTCGAATTCCCTAGTTCTTGGAGTGGTCGATTCCTTGACAATGAGACTGTCAATGGAAATGGATATGCAACATTCCGTATGAAAGTTTTACTCCCAAACAAAATCGGAAAAAAAAACAAAATGAAACTTGCTCTTCGTATGAAAGAACAAGCAACCGCATATGAACTCTATCTGGATAACGAGCTATTAGCCCAAAAAGGAAAAGTAGGAATGTCGAAGAAAGAATCCAATCCCGGCTATGGCACGAGCACGATCTTTTTTGAAACAGAAAATGAAACCTTAGAAATAGTATTAATCGTATCCAATTATCATCATAGGAATGGTGGAATTTGGAGTGTTCCAGTAATTGGCACTCACGATCAAATCCAACAATTAAAATATGAAAGAAACTCTATAGAATTTTTATTGGGCGGAAGTATTTTAATCATGACTCTGTATCACTTCATGCTTTTTCTTTTTAGGAAAAATGATTTTACCAGTTTCTATTTTGCAATATTTTGCCTAATCACTCTTATGCGCGTTGTTTCGACAGGCGAAATAATGCTTGTGCAGTTAATACCAAATATCCACTACGAAATAGTTACAAAGTTTGAATACTTTTCCTTCTTCATGTTAATGCCTTTGTTCTTTAAGTTTTTTCAAGAACTTTATCCTAATGAAGTGTCAGCAGTATTAGTCAAAGTAAGTTTAACAATTGGCGGAATACTAGGAATGATTGTTTGCCTATTTAATTTAAGCATATACAATTATCTTGTTAATTTTAATTACATAATTATTGTTCTGACAATGATCATAATTTATTTTTATCAAATTAAGAACATTGTAAAACGAGTTGATGATTCGGTCATTGTTTTTGCTTGTTCTACCGTGTTAATTTTTTTCATTGTAAATGATATCCTTTATAATTTAAAGATTATCATCACAGGAGAATTTATGCAAATAGGAGTTTTCATTTTTCTATTTGCACAGTCAGCCATTTTATCAAGGCGATTTTCCCTTGCTTTTAGAGACATTGAAAAACTTTCGAGCCATTTAAGTGTAATAAATAATGCTTATAGCAATTTTGTTCCTAAAGAGTTTCTAAGAATTCTAAACAAAGAAAGTATAACAGATGTTACCCTTGGCAATTTAGTAAAGAAAGATGTCACAATTCTTTTTAGTGGCATACGAGGATTCACCTCCATCACCGAAAAAGCGAGTTCAGAAGAGATATTTGGTCTACTCAATAAATACTACACAGGTGTAACAGCGATTATCCGCAAAAACAATGGTTTTATAGATAAATTCATCGGCGATGAGATCGTAGTTTTATTTCCTGATTCTGCTGAGAATGCAGTTAGGGCTGCAGGTGAAATTAATCAGTATTTACAAACCTTTAATCAATCTCAAGCAGAGCATTCCATGCTAAATTTTAAAATAGGAATCGGAATTCATTCTGGCACAGTTACTCTCGGAACACTCGGCGGCAAAGAACGAATGGATACGACCGTCATAGGCAATGCAGTCGGTATTGCAAAAAAAATTGAATCTATGACAAAGTCTTTTTCTGTCCCAATTATTATTTCTTCTGATACTTATAGTGTATTAACAAGGGAATTAAAAGACGATAGCCGCGAGATCGAACATTTAAGAGTCGGGGGCAATAATGGATTTATCACTGTTTATGAATACTTTGGCTCAGATAATCCGACCATCTATGAAAAGAAAAAAGCAATTTCTTCTGAATATTTTCGCGCCCTTACTCTTTATCGTGCAGGATTTATGCAAAAAGCGCAGGATTTATTCGTGCATTGCCAATCTCTATTGCCTGATGATTCAATTTTTTCTCTTTACATAAATCGCTGCAAAGACAGTTTACTAGGCAACGCTGATCCAGACCCAGCGCCTAATATTAATAAACCATTAGCACTGATAACGGATTCAAATATTGGTTTCGCTGAAGAATTGGAATCCATTTTGAAAAAAGAAAAGCTAGATACTATCATCGCAACAAAGGAAGATGATATAGCATCTATCCTTGAAAATATGAAACCATCACTCCTATTTATAAACTTCGATAAACCAGAAATGGAAGGATTAAAACTAATAGATACAGTAAAAAAAAATCTAAACCTTTCAAAAGAAGATTGCTACATTATAGCTATAACATCCGAAGACAGTGCAGAGAAAAAAACTTTTATATATGATTCAGGCGCTGACGACTTTATTATCAAGCCGATTCATATTGAATCCCTTAAACAAATTATTCGCAGAGTATTGCAAAGTTAA
- a CDS encoding PAS domain S-box protein has product MASTKYYITTVSWYNQLKIKSKALVGISIICLLIVIGVSLSIHLVNKIHEETREIHNKWIRSILKVSEMMDQLDDIVKLESKYTSAITQNEKSLIEDKLNYLQKEFTKNKTIYETLSIDKEEKNVYSRFSADMDEYFKALKEYIEKSKSFNKQGINVLLENSKIKMEKLSSDLHEMHALNQRGESESNQIVDNSYYSLLLQMILTATFTVVFIYLVIYYTFKQFVFPLQLAESAANRIAKGDWKVRIEYESKDELGNFIKTFNQMVEDHRKIDKEKIKIEKEVRRSEELFRTLIEISPDAILLIGLDYSILWANSNMLRMFGYNSIEEVRELHAVDFAIPSEKEKIASIMNALLSSDYNSYAYESIAFRKDKTSFPIEIQHSIYQNENVNVGILTNIRDITERKLAEEALVENEERYRIITENMADVILVIDTISTKLLYISPSIKNLTDYSVLEIMAQPLEFFLTPASLAYAKKTFPRRLKKISMGKKSIDGIYVDELEQYKKDRTTIWTEVVSRYILNHDTGNLEVHAVMRNITERKKIQKEINEKSQMLGGILANMPVVVFRVDKYGIITQSTGAGLKKMGLFENQAVNINIFEVYHEFTAQFNRALEGEPQVFISNGLYNDGAEWFFQNYFFLDESTDGLIGFGLDITEQVVAKKAAEVASKIKGEFLANISHEIRTPMNAIIGFTEILRGSISDEIQRKYLENIVSSGKTLLALINDILDLSKVESGKLELDLSPVNIGDVFGELRDIFSQKLQEKELDFQIVVDPSLPKEIILDEIRFRQIFLNLLSNAIKFTDKGYIRLTATYQTKKETIQYMDLIFTVEDTGVGIPEEEHDSIFEAFTQQKGQSHSKYGGTGLGLAISNRLVQLMNGSISVKSQVDKGSVFQIILQNSLVSKEISHKNPKSISGSKQSVAAILPEKIERIQLDEEEIKNLKPLLDEMETDLYSEWKKLSDISSINEIEEFAYKIKYLGDKYNYPPLENFSENLQAKALLFDMNSLLSLLMTYPKLLEDLRSHYVG; this is encoded by the coding sequence ATGGCTTCAACAAAATATTATATTACAACAGTTAGTTGGTATAACCAGTTAAAAATTAAAAGTAAAGCACTAGTGGGAATATCCATCATTTGCCTCCTCATTGTTATTGGTGTTTCCCTTTCAATCCATCTCGTAAATAAGATCCATGAAGAAACGCGGGAGATTCATAATAAATGGATAAGAAGCATTCTAAAAGTATCAGAGATGATGGACCAATTAGATGACATTGTAAAATTAGAATCCAAGTATACGTCAGCGATTACGCAAAATGAAAAATCACTGATTGAGGATAAGTTAAATTATCTACAAAAAGAATTTACCAAGAACAAAACCATTTACGAAACTCTGAGCATTGACAAAGAAGAAAAAAACGTTTACAGTCGATTTTCCGCTGATATGGATGAATACTTTAAGGCACTCAAAGAGTATATTGAAAAATCGAAATCCTTTAATAAACAAGGTATCAATGTTTTGTTAGAAAACTCAAAAATCAAAATGGAAAAGCTGAGTTCCGACCTACACGAAATGCATGCACTAAATCAAAGAGGTGAATCGGAGTCGAATCAAATAGTGGATAATTCCTATTATTCTCTGTTGCTTCAAATGATTCTGACTGCCACTTTTACTGTAGTTTTTATTTACCTTGTAATTTATTACACTTTTAAACAATTTGTCTTCCCTCTTCAACTAGCTGAATCAGCTGCAAATCGAATCGCTAAAGGGGATTGGAAAGTAAGAATTGAATATGAATCAAAGGATGAACTTGGCAATTTCATCAAAACATTTAACCAAATGGTAGAAGATCATCGAAAAATCGATAAAGAGAAAATAAAAATCGAAAAGGAAGTTAGAAGAAGCGAAGAACTTTTTAGAACTTTGATCGAAATTTCTCCCGATGCAATTTTGCTCATAGGATTGGATTATTCCATTCTTTGGGCAAACAGCAATATGCTTCGAATGTTCGGATACAATTCTATTGAAGAAGTTAGAGAATTACACGCTGTTGACTTTGCAATTCCATCTGAAAAAGAAAAAATAGCGTCAATCATGAATGCTCTTTTAAGTTCGGATTATAACAGTTATGCGTATGAGAGTATTGCATTTAGAAAAGATAAAACTAGTTTTCCCATTGAAATTCAACACTCGATTTATCAGAATGAAAATGTAAATGTGGGGATACTTACAAATATCCGTGATATTACAGAGCGCAAGCTAGCAGAAGAAGCTCTAGTCGAAAACGAAGAGCGATACAGAATCATTACTGAAAACATGGCAGATGTTATACTCGTCATTGATACAATCTCTACGAAGTTACTCTATATTAGCCCTTCAATCAAAAATTTAACAGACTATTCTGTTTTAGAAATCATGGCTCAGCCACTTGAATTTTTCTTAACTCCAGCCTCCTTAGCTTATGCAAAAAAAACTTTTCCACGGAGGTTAAAAAAAATTTCAATGGGCAAGAAATCTATCGATGGTATTTATGTTGATGAGCTTGAACAGTATAAAAAAGATCGAACAACAATATGGACAGAAGTTGTATCAAGATATATTTTAAATCATGATACTGGAAACCTTGAAGTCCATGCCGTTATGCGCAATATCACAGAGCGAAAAAAAATACAAAAAGAAATAAATGAGAAAAGTCAAATGCTTGGTGGAATCCTCGCAAATATGCCTGTTGTAGTTTTTAGAGTTGACAAGTATGGTATCATCACTCAAAGCACGGGAGCCGGTCTAAAGAAGATGGGTTTATTTGAAAACCAGGCGGTAAATATAAATATTTTTGAGGTATATCATGAATTTACCGCTCAGTTCAATCGAGCACTGGAAGGTGAGCCACAGGTTTTTATTTCCAATGGACTTTATAATGATGGGGCTGAATGGTTTTTTCAAAATTATTTTTTTCTCGATGAGTCAACCGACGGTCTTATAGGATTTGGTCTTGATATCACAGAACAAGTAGTCGCAAAAAAAGCAGCAGAAGTAGCGAGTAAAATCAAGGGAGAATTTTTAGCCAACATAAGTCACGAAATTAGAACTCCAATGAATGCCATCATAGGATTTACAGAAATTCTCAGAGGCTCTATCTCTGATGAAATACAGCGAAAGTATTTAGAGAATATTGTTTCAAGCGGAAAAACGTTATTAGCCCTAATTAATGACATTCTTGACCTATCAAAAGTTGAATCAGGGAAACTTGAGCTTGATTTATCGCCCGTAAACATTGGGGATGTATTCGGAGAACTCCGTGATATTTTTTCTCAGAAATTGCAGGAGAAGGAGCTTGATTTTCAAATTGTTGTTGACCCTAGCCTTCCCAAAGAGATAATTCTCGATGAAATTCGTTTTAGACAGATTTTTCTAAATTTACTCAGCAATGCAATTAAATTTACTGATAAAGGTTATATTCGATTAACCGCTACATATCAAACGAAGAAGGAAACTATTCAATATATGGATTTAATTTTTACTGTAGAAGATACAGGCGTAGGAATTCCAGAAGAAGAGCACGATTCGATTTTTGAGGCGTTCACCCAGCAAAAAGGACAGAGCCATTCCAAATATGGGGGAACGGGTCTTGGACTTGCCATTTCAAATCGATTGGTTCAGCTTATGAATGGCAGTATTTCAGTAAAAAGCCAAGTAGACAAAGGTAGTGTTTTTCAAATCATTTTACAAAATTCACTTGTCTCAAAAGAAATTTCTCACAAAAATCCAAAGTCAATTAGTGGAAGCAAACAATCAGTTGCCGCAATACTTCCTGAAAAAATTGAGAGGATCCAATTGGATGAAGAAGAAATTAAAAATTTAAAACCATTACTCGATGAAATGGAAACAGATTTATATTCTGAATGGAAAAAATTATCTGACATATCTAGCATTAACGAGATTGAAGAATTTGCCTACAAAATTAAATACTTAGGAGATAAATATAATTATCCCCCTTTAGAAAACTTTTCTGAGAACTTACAAGCAAAAGCTTTGCTATTTGATATGAATTCCCTTTTAAGCTTGCTAATGACCTATCCAAAGCTTTTAGAGGATCTAAGGTCACACTATGTTGGCTAA
- a CDS encoding diguanylate cyclase, translating into MLANIKSAYILIVDDTPKNIQLLGTVLKNVGYKIIVASNGLQALGILEKIKPDLILLDVMMPELDGYETCKRIKATENLKEIPIIFLTARTQPEDIVKGFELGAVDYIIKPFNSNELLVRVKTHLELKFNQELLQTLLNFQRDMVLMTDGEKVIAANYSFLQFTGLKTVEAFNKNYPSLMNFLDFGNGSDSEESFILPKLPKDEEFQVKIKNSDGETTIFRIKQNIIPEKEVSILSLTDITQLENQKSSLEEKASLDELTKVFNRTKFQQLFKQTIEENKINPKSICLIIFDIDHFKKINDTYGHNKGDEVLVNVSRFIKAQIRMSDILCRWGGEEFTLLLVGSNIDDGVKICEKIRTLVENHAFLEERQVTVSMGISEYLPDDSLESFIARADNALYRAKKSGRNRTERN; encoded by the coding sequence ATGTTGGCTAATATAAAAAGTGCCTATATATTGATAGTCGATGACACTCCAAAGAATATTCAATTACTAGGGACTGTATTGAAAAATGTCGGTTATAAAATTATTGTTGCATCGAACGGCTTACAAGCATTAGGCATATTAGAGAAAATTAAGCCAGACTTAATTCTTCTAGATGTTATGATGCCTGAGCTAGATGGATACGAAACTTGCAAGAGAATCAAAGCAACTGAAAATTTAAAAGAAATTCCAATCATTTTTTTGACAGCAAGAACGCAGCCCGAAGACATTGTAAAGGGCTTTGAACTTGGAGCAGTAGACTATATTATTAAGCCATTCAATTCTAATGAATTACTTGTTCGAGTGAAAACTCATTTAGAGCTTAAATTCAATCAGGAATTACTTCAAACTTTACTCAATTTTCAAAGAGATATGGTTCTAATGACGGACGGAGAAAAAGTAATTGCGGCAAATTACAGTTTTCTACAATTCACCGGACTAAAAACAGTAGAAGCGTTTAACAAGAATTATCCAAGCTTAATGAATTTTCTAGATTTTGGCAATGGTTCTGACTCAGAAGAAAGTTTTATTTTACCAAAACTTCCCAAAGATGAAGAATTTCAGGTTAAAATTAAAAATTCTGATGGGGAAACGACGATTTTCCGCATAAAGCAAAATATCATTCCTGAAAAAGAAGTCAGTATTCTGAGTCTAACAGATATTACCCAATTGGAAAATCAGAAAAGTTCTCTAGAAGAAAAAGCCAGCCTAGATGAGCTTACGAAAGTTTTTAACAGAACAAAATTTCAACAACTTTTCAAACAGACAATCGAAGAAAATAAAATCAATCCAAAATCAATCTGTCTTATCATTTTTGACATTGATCATTTTAAAAAAATTAATGACACATACGGTCACAATAAGGGTGATGAAGTGCTTGTAAATGTTTCTCGTTTTATCAAGGCTCAAATTAGAATGTCAGATATTTTATGCAGGTGGGGAGGGGAAGAATTTACTCTTCTACTAGTCGGTTCAAACATCGATGATGGCGTGAAAATATGTGAAAAAATTAGAACGTTAGTTGAAAATCATGCTTTTCTAGAAGAAAGGCAAGTCACAGTAAGCATGGGAATTAGTGAATACTTACCTGACGACAGTTTAGAATCATTTATAGCTAGAGCGGATAACGCTCTCTATAGAGCCAAAAAATCTGGACGCAATCGAACGGAGCGAAATTGA